DNA sequence from the Larus michahellis chromosome Z, bLarMic1.1, whole genome shotgun sequence genome:
TCTGTTAAAATGAATGAGGAATCAGGAGCAGTTTAATAATTCAGTCTTACATGTTGCCAGACATCTGTACTGATGTGTTTGCAGCTGTTAGTGGCCTGCCCAGGCCACACGCTGTCCCATGAAGTTCACCTTGCAGTTCAGCTTGCAGAAGATCAGGTGAAGACCTTGGCGGAGGAGAGGCATGGCTTTGTCCTTAATTTATCTTTGTATATTATGGACAGCCCACGgattttatgttaaaaagaagTAGTAGAATTAGATAGTGTGTTTCTTAATCAGAGGATATGACCTAACTAGAGATTTTGTGGCTACAAAGGCACAACTGAGATGGTCTGGCCATGTATTTTGACTTTATGGTTCACCTTGTTAGCAATGGCTAAATATGAAAAGCGTTGCAGAACAACCCTCAATTAATGTAATTTTGGTATAGAGAACTGGAGAAAACAAACCTCTGAATACAAGACTTGGTATAAACCAGCCTGGGGCAAATGTAAtggggatgaagaggaggagaacCTGTAGTTAAGTCTCCTATGCACCTACACCTGTCTAGGCTGTAATCCCATGTTCCAGGAAAATTTGGGATTTCCATCTGCCCGACGAACCATCTGCTGAACCCTGAGAACTGTGTCCCACTCATCCGTGGCAAAAGAGAGAGTGCAAAAAGCCTCCTCCAAACCATGTCCCCCATTCCTCTTTGCTGTTGAAGAAGGTGTAGGTTCCCACTGATGTGTCTAGCCATGAGGAGATTAGAGGCTGGACCTGGACTTGCTACTGGCACCCCCCTCTGAACACGGCCCTGTTGTCCGTGTACAGTACAGCTGTTACACGGTTCCATCCGCGGAGAACACGCCTGTTGGATTTGATGCTTTGTCTCAAAAGGAAGTTCATGGCAATGTTGttagacagaggaaaaaaaaataaatcataatgtTGATTTTTGCCATTTCCCTACAAGCTTTTGGAGTTTTTAAAGTTAAGTTAGGTGAACCTCACTGCCAAACTCTAGAAACCAACAACATAGGCATCTGCATCTGTGTTAGAGATACAGGCATTTTAGGAAACTAGTTATTTTATCCAGTAGACCTTCTAATGCTCTAATACTCTAATAAACAAATACTCTAACAGTatttgtttctctccattgactgcagACAGCTGGGGTGGCTTGCCCAGATGGAGATATCTACATTTGGCCATGCGAGTCTGGCCCCGGTTGTCTGTATGGATTTCAAAGCAACGGCAGAAAGCTGGTTGTTCTTAGACTGCAACACAGAGGCTTTCTTTCTGCCCCCTCTCTTTCTTCCAAGAGGGGAGAACAATATGATTTCTCAAAGGTGTTATTTATGTTACCCCATAAGATGTGGCCTCTTCCTCAGGCATTCTCCCTAAGGACCAGAGGTGGGCAGGAGAGATTAAAATGAGGCAGGTTGCCTCATTTTAAAAAGTCCTGAAAAGCTGAAATGGCCCAGCTTAGCCACACATGTATGGTGGCTGAGCCGTCTTTGGTGGGTCCCTTCTGTCACATTTGGTTTAAATCAGCCAAATCAGGTTCAAAAGTACTTTGTGCGGGTGGACCGGCAGACGCTGATGGCTGAGAAGCAGAAAACGTGTGATCGCACAAGCCTTGTTCCCACAGGAAACTGAGCTAAAAACTACTCGGGTGACTCGCCTGGCTGTATCTAGCCACCAGCTGCACTGGCTGCTTAGTCCTCTATCTCCTGCTGAGGAGATTGCACCCATTGgccatggggagatggggagagcaatGCATCAGGACCACAGACACACCAAAACAAAGTCTTTTCACTAGAAAGGCTGTTGGGTAACTGCAAACAACAGTCTTCCTTCAGCCAACCATCCACAGTTGGTTTGCAGCAGGTCAGAAGATAGGCAGGATGTTAAGAGTGAGTCCTGGCCTCTGCTGCAAACAAGTATCAGTTTCTGAAGTGAGAAtttcctctcatttctctctttcctcaacAGGGcaattatagaagaaaaatatggCAAAGAGCTCATTAACTTGTCGAAGAAGAAGCCTTGTGGGCAGACGGAGCTGAAGTAAGTTCACAGTCCTGTGCGCGTTTTGCTTTCATGGGTGTCCTTACTTGGGGCAacgaaggaggaggagaaggaaggaggctGTGAGAGACAAAACAGTGTTGAAATATAATTGGGATGCTACCAGAAGATGATCTGAAATTGGTTTTGTGAATGAACAATGCACAGTTGTGTTGACCTTTGCCAATAATTGAGTTGGACTCCACCAAGTCCTCACCACCCATAGACTAACCACAGCATTGTAGACGCTCAGGCAAGATATGGGTTGGTGGTTCAGCAGAGAGCTAAGGATCATGAGACCTTGGGCTCTCTCCTGACCGTCTTTGTGGCTGGAGGGAAGTACAGGTACTTCCTTGACTCAAACCAAGCAAATCTTCAAAGTCCAGTGTGTTACCACCTTGCAggggtgctgcagctgctgaggttGGTTCCATGAGTGGGTTTCCACCTCCTCAGTGACCCTTGgtgccttctgctttctgcttcgtTTCTATACTTTGTACATGCCCGGTCTGATATTCTCTGATCATTTATTTACAGTTTTATACTGAGATgtcacataaaatatttctgaaatctttAGTGTGCAATATTAATAGGGAGAAAAGTCCTTTACATTTTCAACCACTGGCCAATGCACCATGTAGAAGGTGTTCATGCGTCCCAAATGATACTTTCAGGAGGTTGACTGAAACATTTGTCATGAAACCTAGAATTTTTAACAGCATCCAATATTCAGAAAGATGTAAAGTAGATCTCAAACCAAGTGAGGTGTGTTATACTTACTGAGAGGGAAAAAGACGGAGGTGTAAGGAAGGGAAATAAACCTGCTTCGATCTTCTTTGTCTGGCATTGAGTGAGAAACTTGCTGTCTGGGTTGGGAGAGGTGCTCTGATGATGCCTGCACCGGGCTGTGCTTTCCCACTCTTTAATGCTCTGCCTGTTTTTCAGCACGCTGAAGAGATCCCTGGATGTTTTCAAGCAACGTAAGTAATTCTTCTTTGTGGGTGTCAGGACACTTGGCAGCACCAAAGCCTGGAGGCAACTGCTGGGGAAGAAAATAGCAGAGAAACCTTCAAAACAGTGTGATGCTGGGGTCAGGCACAGGGTGTCCTCCTGGCCCATCTCGGTTCAGCACATGGGGTTTGGGATGGGGTGCTCCAGGgcatgggtgggagaggagacccATGGGGCATCCCTGTGGGGATCTCTTGGGCTTTTGGTGCTGGCTGCAGCTCAGAAGTTGCGCTTGTGTTACACATCAGAAGCTGTGCATGGGAAGTTCATCTGGAGTTCATTTGACTGGCTTGCCTTGCCCTCTTCACACACATACAAAGTAATTCGCACCTCAAAtactatgtccagttttgggcccctcaccacaagaaagaccttgaggtgctggagcgtgtccagagaagggcaacggagctggtgaggggtctggagcacaagtctggtgaggagcggctgagggagctgggggtgttcagcctggagaaaaggaggctgaggggagaccttctcgctctctgcagctccctgaaaggagggggtagccagggggttcggtctcttctccaaaggaacaggcaatgggacaagaggaaatggccttaagctgcaccaggggaggtttagattgggcattaggaaaaaattttacactgaaagggttgtcaagcattggaacaggctgcccagggcagtggtggagtcaccacccctggaggtatttaaaagccgggcagatgtggtgctgagggacatggtttagtggtggacttggcactgTTAGattaatggctggacttgatgatcttaaaggtcttttccaaattaaatgattctatgagtctatgattttaATCGGAGCATCTAAAAGATGGTGCTTTGGCCACTTTACATTGCCCCTTCATTGCCATGTGTCACAGCCCGCCGGGGTACAGGCAGGCAGCATCCGGACCTCGAGGGCTAGTGCTCTGCTGTCCTGGGCTGAGTCGACCCTCCACCCCAGCCAGGTTTGTCTGCTGTGCTGTCCCTTGGTGGACCTCCCTAACGAGGCTCAGCCCTTGCAGCAGCTGACTATTAATAGCTGCGGGTTTGAAACAGCTCTGGGGGTTGAATCGTGAGCTGCAGTTTGGCTTAGCTCCTTTGATGAACTTGCTGGGGTGGTGTTTCATGGTACGGCCGCTCACCTTCAACAAGACGAGCCTGAGATTTTTTTAGCATTAGTTTTTCTGTGTCCCAAGTTGGTTGTCTGGTAGCCTGGGCCAACACTTCcttcagccagctgctgcagggTGCAATGTGTTTTCACGTGCCCGAATTcatctggatgaggggagagatgTGACTCTGCTCATTTGAATAATTTCTCTTGATGGGGCTTTTCTTAAACTGAAGGGCaggccccagcagggctggttCTGAATAGCTCCTTACACAGGCAAGCGCTGCCTGGAGGCCACTTCAAAAGTGCTGCCACTTTTCTATGTTTCTGATAGGGAACGTATGATGTGGGGTCAGTTTGATGTCAGCTACAACAGTTGACTTGAGCAACAGAGTCTTTTTAAgaacgtatttatttatttatttatttatttatttatttatttatttatttttctttgcagaggtAGACAACGTGGGCCAAGGTCACATCCAGCTGGCGCAAACCCTTCGGGAGGAAGCGAAGAAAATGGAGGActtcagggaaaagcaaaaactgCATCGGAAAAAGGTCAGGCGCTGCGGGAGCGTGTGTCTTCGCTGCAGGGTGTTGATCCCGCCCCGGCAATGGGCTGCTCCTGGCCAGTGCCTCCCACCGTGCCCCAGCCCCCTCCGTGCCCCCGGTGCCTGCCGCTGCCGGGAAGTCCCTAGTTCCTTCCTACGTGTTGCAACCATGTTGGTGAACCGTGCAGCAACCTCCAGCTTCCTTCTTCTCACTGCCGCATCTTCTCCTTTGGGTGCATCTTGGGGCCAGTTACAGCAGTGGCTCAGCCCCAGGGGTGCCAGCCTCAACCAGGGATGTTTTTAAAGCATATGTATAATGCTGGATGATTTCCATAGGGTCTGCTAAAATTTTTTAACTTCTGCCTTGACATTCCTTTGTCTGGAAAACGAGGGACAACTGCTAGAGTGAGCGTCCCATTTGGACTTAGCAGAGCAGAGTGGGCTTCCCAATTTTGCCAGGCCCTATGGATCTGATATGGTACTATATACTGCTAGGATTCCATTTGTAGAGCTCCTTTGCATACACAAGTGGAGGCTTAGATGATAGAATAACATAAGGTGGGTTTTGTGAAGATGCTTTTGGTGGATGAAAGTCCTTAAACCCATCTCAATCTGGCCTGAGCCTCTTCCTTTCCTAAGCCACGTAGTCCACCCTGGGGCTTTGATGGTCAGTGACGTGCTGACTCTGGGTCTGTTGCCTTCACAGATAGAGCTGATAATGGAGGCGATTCACAAAAACAGGAATCTGCAGTACAAGAAGACCATGGAGGTAAAGCAAACGTGCTGCTGTTTCTTGCCGTGGGGGTTAATACTGCCAACACACACACGTGTAGTGCTGGGGAAGACTTAAATACAAGGgccttcctcctctgctgcaacTCTCGATATTGTGTCTGCACAAGGGGTGTGCAGGGTGAGCTCAGAAAATCTGAAGAGTATGCCAGGGACATGGACAGGGCTAGCCTTGCAGGGTTGGATACGAGTGATTTAGTTGTCATGGACTCGATTGCCATGAACTCTTCATCCCAAATGAAGATTAGCTTGTCTTGTGAGGTTGGTTTTGCCCACGCAGTAGGGCATCTGGGACTTTGTGTGCCATCCGCTGCCCTGCTGGCAGCCTGCCTCCACCTCTTCACTCGTAGGCTGTGCTTTCCTCCCAAGTCTCCTGCGTGATCTGTATTTCCATCTCGTTGTGTGCTGACATGCTCCTGCCCTGTTCGGTGGCTCTCCTAGGCCAAGCGTCTCTATGAGCAGCGCTGCAGGGATAAGGACGAGGCGGAACAGGCTGTGCACCGCAACGCAAACCTGGTGactcagaagcagcaggagaaggtaCGGAGAGGCAGGTGGCCGTGGGGCAAGGGTTCAAGGGGAGGTctcttcctgcagctctcctgtccTGTGGCTCTTCTCCCAGCTCTGTGTTTTGAGGCGAGATGGGAGGGCTGGTGAAGttctgcagctgggctgcagtgccGTCGGTGATGCACCAGGGCTCTCCTctacctttcttctctctcccattTTTGGCAGCTGTTCCTGAAGCTGGCTCAGACAAAATCGGCTCTAGAGGACTCAGGTGAGTGTGGAAATGCAGCATTTGGAGGGCGAGGGGAGTGTTTCCTGGGGCAGGGGTTTGTGAAGCCATGGCATGACTCTTGGGCAAGCTCCAGCTCTTGGGTCAGGCACGTGacacactggcccaggttgcccagagatgctgtggctgccccatccctggaggtgttcaaggccaggttggacagggcttggagcaaccgggtctggtgggaggtgtccctgcccagggcaggggagttggaactaggtgatcttcaaggttccatccaacccaaaccattctgtgattctatgactgcatCCCCAAGATAACGGAGGTGGGCACTTGCCCTGGAGAAGCCTGCATGGCTCCACCAATGCTACTCCCACCATTTCCCTGCAGCATGACCCTCCACTTTGCTATGCGGCTCTGTGTCCCCTTGCAATGCCCACCCACAGTCAAGCTCATGCATTGCTGCTTTCTCCCTGACGTCCATTTCAGACTTCACACATCACCTTCTagcaaagaagtttttttaaTTAACGTTACTCAGATGACAACTTGATTCCTTTCGCAGACAGGAGTTACCAGCAGAGCGTTACCACACTGGAGAAGATCCGGGAAGAATGGCAGAAGGAGCACATCAAAGCTTGCGAGGTAAATGCCCTGAAACACCTTCAGGTGGCAATGTGGTCCTCTGGATGTCCATCCCTTGCTGCGGGGGTCAGGGATAGTGCAGATTTGCCCCCTCTGTATTCCcctggcagggaagcagcaggatgCGTTGCAGCTAACCCTACGTGTGTCTCACACTTGGCTTCTGGATTCAAGGTCCCACCACTTCAGGGTGTCCactatttttttacttttatttttttcttccatcacctTTTAAAATTGACAGAATCATTGTGCTAAGTACTGTTGTTTTTGCCCATTACCTGCCTGCACGCTCAGTGTGGCCATCCTCTTGAACAGTCACGGTCATGATcacctctgcagagctggtgaCTCGAGGCCAATATGTGCTATAGCTGCAACACCACCCAGCAGTCTCTGAAACTCTGAAAGACTTCAAAAGACTTTGCAGCAGAGGCTGGTGGTGGGCTGGTGACACAGGTTGGGTGAAGCCATCCCCACGCACCGGGAGCCCTTTGCCTCGTATCTCACATTAGCATGGGAACCCTCCAAGTGGTGGTATTGGCCTAAAGCAGGCTGGCTCATAGCCAAGTAGTCTAGCAAGGATTTCTAACATGAGCTGGGGAAGTTCAGAGCTGGTGGTGAGAGTAACATGCAGCTGCTCTGCTTCTGACCTGTCATGCAGCAACCTGTGATCTGTGACCAAGGGATGGACAGGGACTGCAGAGATCCAGGTTTTACCCCAGGTCTGCTGCAAGCTTGCAGACAACCTTCCCATTCCCAGCTGTGCTGATCCTTTCCTAAGCTATTTCTCCTGAGGcctctattttactttttccttttgcaatggAATTTGCTGTCTGTTTTGTGTGGTATGCGTTGGTGTCCCGGTGCTGGTGtgctttttgtgcctggcgtctcCAAAAGCCTCTCTGatggtggggggtgggaaggagtAGTTTCAGTTCCACAGATGGATCACGTGGAGGTTTTCCCCTTGGGGTGTTGCAGAGGTCATAACTGATAATAAGTGCATATGTACACTTGGGATGAAATATTATCTTTCATGGAAATGCATTAAGGCACATGAAATTGAGGTATACCAGACAGATTTCAAAAGACTTGGGTTTAAACCTGCTTGGAAAAGGGctgggcaggaaggagggagaagaccAACCAGTCAATGCACCTCTGTTTTCATACATCCCCAGTGCTTTTTTATCACTCCATACCTGTGGGAGGGAGGTGAACTGGAACCTAGGGAACATGGACTGCCTTTAGAAGCTGGCTTGATCTTCCCAGAGGGAGTGTTTTGCCAAATGACCCCTTCCACATTGGTCCTGAAGACCTTCCCAAGCTGAACGCTCATCTTTGAAATACCTGGTTGCATAGAGGGGTGATTTCTTCTCTGGACAAGCTGGAAGACTTGTGGTTTCCATGTTCCCTAGAGGGGACCACCACCACCTGctccttgctgaggacagccatCTTTGTAGTGGTACTCGTGGATAAGAAACATTCAGGATAAAAGAGATTTGCTCTCATTTTAAAGACATTAGGGCTGTTTTGTCTGTGTCGTTACAGTTCTTTGAGACTCAGGAGTGCGAGCGGATCAACTACTTCCGCAATGCCCTCTGGCTTCATGTCAACCAGCTctcccaggactgtgtccagaatGATGAAGTACGTCAGatgaaaatcttaatttttctttttggaaagcaGAACCCAATTTGTTTTCCTGTGCACTGAGTTGTGTTATGTTTGAGTTGGGCTGTGGCCTTCGATTGGCCACCAGACACCAGCATGAGCGTGCAGGCAGAAGGTTTGGGCCAGAGCTCTTGCAGATGAGGTTTCCTCTGGGATTCCCACATTTtttgagggtggtgaaaccctggcccaggttgcccagagtggtggtaggtgccccatccctggaaacattcaaggtcaggctggacggggctctgagcaacctgatctagtggaagatgttcctgctcatggcgggggagttggactagatggccttgaaaggtcccttccaacccaaagcattctgtgattctctgattctccCACTATCGAGGCTTGTGTCCTGGGTGAGCACGGGCCTTTCACCCCACATGTGATAAacaattgggaaaaaaacctcttggtTTTTGACCTGATGTAcagaaatgatttttatttccctgttgcAGAAATATGAGGAGATTCGCAAGAGTTTAGAAATGTGCAGCATTGAGAAGGATATTGATTTTTACGTAAATTTACGCAAAACTGGAAGTCTGGCCCCAGGTAAGAGCTCAGTACTATCTATCTCACAAAGTAGTGCTGACTTGCATTCCTCATGGAGCTGCTGCTCTGATCAGCATCAGTTTGGATGCAAAAAACATTGATTTTGCAACATCCCTCCTTTCATTCTCTGGCAAGCAGCACTAGTCTCTGCCACTTATCACCAGCTCCTGAAGATAATCTCCCCTTTCTGTAACTTTTAATTTCCTGATCAGGCATTTTCCCACAGAGAGGAAAGACTTAGCATCTGAATGGTAGTCTTTACAAGTGGTTTATGCTTACAGAAGGTCTGTGCTTTACTATTGTTAACTTTTCCTAGCTCCTGTTGTTTATGAAAACTACTATAATGCACAGAGAAATGCAACTCCTGTGAGAAGCCCAGTTCCTGCAGCTATATCAAGGTAAGGCACGTAACATGTACAATTGCAATTGCCACTGCAAATGATGCtctccaaaaaagaaaagcagcagcatatttTGTTGCTTTCAGTCTGTTGGAAGCTTGACTTGGGAGTAtgagaggaaaatatttcccaTGCTATGTAGTCTGACACTCTCCGCAGATGGAGTTATGCCAATGTGCTGCCTATTATAAGGTCCTCAAGGACTCCTTCAAGCCCAGTCAGAAGTTTTTGCTCCCCCTTGTGGGGTGATTTCTTCCTTCTCATGGGTGGCAATATTATTCTGAAAGTGCTTGTGGTGAGGGTGTGCTCATTTTTTCTTGTACCAAGCTGCTTTGAGAAGTCCTTTGCATGGAGGTGAGGAGCTGCAGTACTCAGCAGAAAAGCAAGATAGCCTGGGGAATACTGAATTTCATGTCTTGCTCTCTCTAGGAACAGTCTGAGCTCCCTTTTAGAGCAGCCATTGATACCAAGATGAAACCTTCTGGGCTTCCCTGCATGGTTCTCCATGTCGTCTCTCTGCCTGAGGAGAGATGGATCTGTTAAAAGCATGCGTGGGTAGAGTAAGGAACAGTAGAGCTGAGTTCACTCCTCTGGGACAGGGCAGGAAGGACAGGGTGAAGGATGCTTCTGCCGGGGGGAAGATGAGGATTCAGGGCTAAAGACTTATGCTAAAGATGAGTGTGCCGCTTTGGCTGTCACACTGGGAAAGGAGTCATGTCCAATTATGGCTTCCTGATGTCTCACTCTGGGCAGAGGCGTGTAAAAAGGCATGCCCTGAGGCTCACTTGTGAATGTTTCCACAACTTAGTGCtctttggttattttttcctctcgcCTACCGTATCAGCGTCAACTCCTGTGTTTGCCAAGCAGGGTGTCAGTGGTGAGCCCACCATGACATGCCTTCGTATCAGGCCTCCATAAAGCCCAGGCTGGCCAAACCTCTTGCCCTTCCACCTTctctgggaggcagctggggatCACAGAGACAGGGTAACAGGAGTCCCGTGGCCACACAGATCCTCAGCTCTGTGTTTCCTTCTGTGCAGGAGGGGACCTCTACCCACCCCGACCAGTGCGCCAGGTGAGTTATTTGCTTTATGGGGCTTCTGGCCCCACAGAGGATCTCTCTCCTCTTGCTCTTCACAATCAGGTCATGAGCTTTAGCTCTCTAAAGGGATTGCTTTAGGTGAAGCTCCTGCTGTAAGTCCGGTCCCCACTGAAAGATGCTGGGAAGTTGGGTGCTGACTTTGGAGCCAAGGTTTCACTCAGGAGAGCTGTGATCAAAGCACTCTGTGTAGGCATTTCTCAAGCTTAAGGATGTCTAAGCTTGGGATCCCACCAGTCTCTGCAGTTTGGGCCCTTCTCTACTTCAGCAGCATGCGCTGTGTCATTGCCAGTGCCACGGCAGTGATGGGATACTCCACTGGGACTCAGTAAAATGAGGTCCTACTTTGGCTCCTTGGCAAATCGAGCCATCTCTTTGAGCTTCATTCACGCCCGCCTCCCATCCCTTTAATATGGGTAGCCAGTGCATGGTGTTTCTGTCCTGCATAAAGTCTCATAATGAGCACTTCTCATGAGCAGACCTAATTTTTTGTGCTCATGTTTCAGGTGAGCCTGATTATGCCACAGTTGATGGCTACAGCTTGATACATCACTAACAGCCACAGTAAGTACTCCTATTTGATGAAGAAACCATTTAATATGAGATGCAGCTGCAGAGAACAGGGACAGTGGAGAAACAAAGACCACCAGATAAGGGATGACACCTTGAGGTGACCAACTGGGAGTGGTGATCGTGTCAGCCCTCCCATCGCTGGTCTGAGCTGGAGCTGTGGTTTAGACGTTGTCAATCCTGTTCTGTAGGTTCTCCATGCAGAAGACACCGTCAGTCTGGCCAGCGTGGCAGAGTTGGCATTTCCAGTTACTCCCGGCCACACAGAGCTGAAGTGCTTCTCCATTTTAAGAAAGTATTTGCGGACTCTGATAATTACTCGTACATTCAGAAAATGCCTGCTAAAAATCTGTGCCTTTGATCAGCAAACTCCTTGGACGGATATCCCATCTTCACCCTCAGGGGAAGAAAAGTAATGTAAGCGATGGACCCCAACACAGGGGGATCTTCTGTGTCAGAAAAAGTTTTTGATTTGAATTTCTTCTAAAGTGAAGCCGTCTGGGAGAGGCTGGAGTCTCCCATGCCCCAAATAACTAGAGAAGTCCTATGTGCCAAGGGGAGCACCACGCAATGCTTTGGGCACGCTGGCTTGTGTTCAGGGCATGTGTATCTCATGCAGATCTCAGGTTACACATTTTGCCTGTTTCTAAAGTCTTTCATTAATGGTGATTAAACTTGtaatttagatttaatttcaGTCATATGTCACAGGGAGCTTATTTAGAGGAGCACCAATGGTTACATCATGTGTCTGGCTTAGCTGTAGATGTGCTCCAAGCTTAGGCGCTGCTACTGGAAGCTAGTTTGCATCCTGCCTGGTCCACAGCGCAGCTACCAAGCGAGATGCTGTGCTGCGAGAAACCTGCTGGGAAATCCTGCACTCTACAGTGTTATTGGGGATCTGAAGAAGTCGGTGCTGCGTGAaaagtaattattccacagtcgGTCAGCTCTTCCAACCACCTCTCCGATGAGGGGCTTGGGGTGTTTTAGGCTCATGATATAGCTTGTCCCTGGTAGCCTCTGGAGACCTCCATTTGATTAACCTCTGGGAATCACTGAACTTGGACTCATTCTGTCTATGCACCACTGGAAACAAACTTAGCTACTGATGTTGGCCTGGAGCCATGAAACTTGTTTCCTGACCAGGTCTCCTCAAAGTTCATGCCCTTCTTGTTACCGTATATATGATTATGGCTTTGCTTCAGAAGCTCCCATGCCTTGGGACTGCCAGTCTCTCCGAAGTCCCCGTGTGAAGTGTTGCTTAACAGCTCCTCACTGCTTTACGACACTGGACACAGGCATGCAGGACATGGGGACTAGGATACAGTTTTGCTGTCTAAACCTGGTGCCAGGTGACTAACTTTGGAGCAACAGGAGTTGCTAATTCTTCAACTTGAATCTGCATGACTTCAGTGTGTGCATAAGTCCACCAGTCTCCAGGGCTTTTACTGTATATCCTTGTGCAGAGAAGATCACGGTAAACTTTAACATCTGTCCTACTGCATTAGAACGAACTGTACAAAGTGCACCTCGAGGAATCAGttatcctattttttttctgaaagaccaAGTGTACGAATATTCTTCTGAAGCAGCCTGCTGTAGTCTTA
Encoded proteins:
- the PSTPIP2 gene encoding proline-serine-threonine phosphatase-interacting protein 2 isoform X2, with amino-acid sequence MREARFRDHFWSTDLTSTVGYDSIIQHLNDGRKNCKEFEDFLKERAIIEEKYGKELINLSKKKPCGQTELNTLKRSLDVFKQQVDNVGQGHIQLAQTLREEAKKMEDFREKQKLHRKKIELIMEAIHKNRNLQYKKTMEAKRLYEQRCRDKDEAEQAVHRNANLVTQKQQEKLFLKLAQTKSALEDSDRSYQQSVTTLEKIREEWQKEHIKACEFFETQECERINYFRNALWLHVNQLSQDCVQNDEKYEEIRKSLEMCSIEKDIDFYVNLRKTGSLAPAPVVYENYYNAQRNATPVRSPVPAAISRRGPLPTPTSAPGEPDYATVDGYSLIHH
- the PSTPIP2 gene encoding proline-serine-threonine phosphatase-interacting protein 2 isoform X1, producing the protein MREARFRDHFWSTDLTSTVGYDSIIQHLNDGRKNCKEFEDFLKERAIIEEKYGKELINLSKKKPCGQTELNTLKRSLDVFKQQVDNVGQGHIQLAQTLREEAKKMEDFREKQKLHRKKIELIMEAIHKNRNLQYKKTMEAKRLYEQRCRDKDEAEQAVHRNANLVTQKQQEKLFLKLAQTKSALEDSDRSYQQSVTTLEKIREEWQKEHIKACEFFETQECERINYFRNALWLHVNQLSQDCVQNDEKYEEIRKSLEMCSIEKDIDFYVNLRKTGSLAPAPVVYENYYNAQRNATPVRSPVPAAISRRGPLPTPTSAPGELFALWGFWPHRGSLSSCSSQSGHEL